Below is a genomic region from Betta splendens chromosome 8, fBetSpl5.4, whole genome shotgun sequence.
GTGCGTGATGTGAGATCTGAGATCTGCGTGATGTGAGATGTGCGTGATGCTTGCGCCGAGTCGAGACTCAGCGCGTTGCTGCTTCGAGTGCTCAGACGGAAAAAAGAGCAGCGCGCACGTTTCTGGCTCGTTTCAAGCTTTTATTGTCCGCTCGCTCTGCGTCTGTCTCGTCTGAGCGCTGCTCCTAGATCAGTTGGCTGCCAACGACATAGAAGTGAGCACAGAGGAACCGAGCAGCTTCAGCGGGTCACATGACAGATGGTACGCgcacttttattttggtttcTCTTTGTTGCTGCGACTGTTAATTAAATCCCAGAAGACGGGTGATTTTTTAACGCATCCATGAAAAATGGTGACGTTTCCCTTTATGAAAGTACCAAAAGTCAACTCATCATTTAAATCATCATCAAGCACATGATGATGATCATAAACatgggagctgcagcctgtttcaGTCAAACCCACATTTATTCACATTGAATAAACACTCAGTAACACAAAATGTGCATTCATTTCTGTGAAGCAAACTCAtctttttctgttgtttgggTTCAAACGCTGCAGCTGAAACTCGCCCTCGGGCCTCGTCTCACTGACGGGATGCTGAAGTCGCTTCGTGCGTTTATCGCCGCATCTCGCCGCCTCCCGCATCACTCGCAGTTTCTCTCTGTTCCTCGGCGTCTGGGTGTGAGTTTCTACCGATAAGGaggctttttctgtttctgtctcgctctctaTCTGACGTCTGTATCTCaatcactgctgctctgagcctcCACTTTCTCACTGACTCAGCTTAAATCCAGGACGTGTGACCCAGAAATCTATTGATAAAGCCCATCTCACGTCCGTGGCCGCGTAAACAGCCCTGTCAACCTCTTTCATTAAGGTTCTCTTTTCACTGTCACAGTCAGAAatgaagaacaagaacaaagagCATCCAAAAtcttgctgtttgtgttttgcatttCTAATTCCTTGTacttgcttttcttttctctggaGCACGCTTTCATGTCGCCCCAAAACGTTACATAAAAGACGAACGGCCCGGATGACATTCAACATAAATAGGAGCGGAGCAGAGTCTGAGCGGAACCACAGCCGCATCCAGGTGCCGTCACTGAGCCCGTGTcaggaacaaacagcagcctgtATTCAGacatcagctcctccagctgacgACTGGTCCAGGTGAGTCGATCATCAGCTTTTATTAGCGCACACACCACACTGTAACAAAGATCCACACTGGGGTCGTGAATCAGGCGATTCATTATTGTCTGACATGgattataataaaaacacacagctggagTTTCCTAAGGCAAAGTGGGGCTGAACTAGAACTCCCTGCTTCTCTCTAACTTTCCAAAGTGAACGCTTCCAAGCTGAAGCGTTCAGACTTTCATCTGCTCTAAGTGCTGCATGATTAAGCTGTATCTTGCTATACGGAGCACAGATCTAAAGGGCTGCCATCCATAAATCACAATCTATATTTCACATCAAGATGACTAAAGCTAGTCCACTTTTTACTGCAAAAGAAATCGACCCCAAAGTTAGCCTGCGTCCAAGGATAAGCACACAGCAGatgcagcaacacacaaacaggcaccaGCTCATGTCAATCACCTGACGGACGGGAAACGTcccatttctgtttgttttttacgaTATCATGACGTCATAAGAGGGTTTTTAGCCACTATCCACTTCCTACTTGGGAACTCGCCAGCATCTAGTTGCTGTACCTGTGAACTGTGGGACATGGGGAGCAGCGTCCCGTCTGCGCTTTTTCCACTCATTTCTGCAGATAACCAACGGCTGCGACTTTGTCTTCGAGGCAGAAAGCATTTCGAATGGAAATGGGATTTGGCGAGAACAAAGAATGAATCAATAACTTGACCCCTTCAGGCTTTTCTgataacaaataaaagaaaaaaaaggccctGGCAAAGAAAACACCATTAAGTATAAGTTGGAGTTACAATCACACAGATGAACATGAACACAGGAGTAAAATACAAATGGAACAAACTAAACTGTATTTGCATTCCCACTCTGAACGTGGAACGTCAATTCTCTGTAACATGGAGGAAGCGGTGCATCAGTCTCTGCTCAACTGACTTCCACAGTAAACGGCTAGTTTAAATTAATTATCCTCCCGATGCCGAGACGGCACAAAGGGAAGCGGGAACGCCCTCCGACAACGTGCACCTGAGGTAAATCCCAGTCCAGCTGTGAAGCAGGGGATTCGGCACAAAGGGCTCGCGGCGCCTGCTTAGTAGAAGCAAGTGGAGCTGCGCCTTTTAAATCACACCTGtgcacagctggaggtgggaggaagcagcagaccCAAAGGGAGCGCACGCGGGTCCTTCTGGCTGTGAGGTGAATTATTTCAGTTATGGTGCAGGTTTTGAACCTTCTCTAGCTCGTGCTCTTGTGTCGCTGCAGTGGAGAGCTGGTGCTGCCTCTCCTGCCCTGCGCTGGAGGTTTGCTCATTTTCTCCTTCAGACCCTTCAGACTGTACAGCCGTCCCAAGGTGATGGTGAACGGGGACCGCGCTCCATCCTGCCCGCGTGCCTCCGGGCCTGGTTTTCTCTGGGGAGGCTCGTTCGGCGCCTGCCCCACTCGGGTCCTTCCctgcactgctggttcctgcagAGAAGCGAGGTTCTGCTGGCTGCGGTAGAGCCGGCCATGCCTCTGGTCAGCGGTGAACCCGACGGCGCCCGGCGCCGGAGGGCCCGGTCCGGAGGTAGGTCTGCGGCGAGATGAGGCGTTATCCAGGGCCTGGGAGCTGCCAGAGAGCAGCCTGCTGTCTGCCAGGTTGGACTGATGGCCTCCCCAGAGACGCGTCACCGAAGGCCGGGCGGCTGAGAGGAGTCGAGGGGGTCTGAGGGGccgggagggaggagagcagccggtttcctgctgctttgactgTGAAAGCTTGGGAAGactgtggaaaagctgaaatgagaaggagagaggaggaaaagacaaaatgaaTGTACACAGGTTTAATACATGAGCCACCTCCTCACAATGTATTTCTACACGATCTAGTGGAGCTGAATATTTATGTTCACAAACAAGTGCCGGGTGCcgaatgggagagagagagagacttggctgcaaacagcagctccaatTTACTCCAGCctttgttaatatttcatgacTGAACTAAGTTAAACCTTCCTGACTTGGATAAGAAAGCGGAGATTCAGGTCAACAGTGAGTGAGTTAAACTGCGCCAGTAAAATGTGAAACTATTCATCTTTCACGACTTCATGAATGTTGCATCAGTGTGAATGAGTGCACTTCATTAAAGTGTGTCACAGTCGCAGAAGCGGTGAGATGGTAAAGTTCACCTCGTACATTCTGTATCCACCCACCAGGTCGACTGACTCCACCCACCGGGTTACCTGACTCCACCCACCGGGTTACCTGACTCCACCCACCGGGTCGCCTGACTCCACCCACCACACGCTGCTCGCCTTCTGACCCGGTTCGCTAGGGGAAACCATTCTTACCTGACccgtttgttttttgtttccgtGACAAGCTGGGTAGACCTTATATCACAGCATATGGACGCacagatgtaaacacacacacgctgaaaaCATTTCACACACTTCAGCGCCGTCTCCTCTAGAGAGGAGCTGATGACTGTCGCGCCTCGGTGAGACATCACGAGGTCAGCAGCTGATCAAGCAGCAGGTAATTTGTATTAGTCCTGATGTTGCATTGGCTTAGTCTGATCATGTGTTAGTAGAAATAGAGAAAAGAGTCAATAAGTATAGAATAAAAAGGTGATAGTAGAGCAGACAGTGTTCCCTCATGGTGCATCTTAAAGATCTGACTGTTCTGACTGGGttgaaatatgaaaacattGATACCACATGATGTCTAATTATGAAGTTAGCGTCTAGAACAATAATGACACCGGCTGGTTAGAGATCTGCCTCCCTGCACCTCTAAAGGTCACAAATGATCAGGGTATGAGCTGCTGATGCGCCGCCACAAGCTACGATAACACGGATGTCATGTCTTTTTATATGAACTTCATATTTAGCTCATAGACGGAGTCTAAGGTAACATGTGTAACCGGTATCAGTTTTCTCATTTCAAGTCAATTCCTttcttttaaagtttaaatttgACTGAAAAGGGTTTGAAGACCAGAATCAGTGACAGAACACTCCGTACTTACTGTACCTTCCTCCACTGTAGCTTTAATGATTGAGATTTAAGAGTTCAGACCCACAGAGTGAAGGAATGGTGAACTGTGCTTACCCTTTAAGTCACTGGCGTACGCGGAACACAAAACTGCAAAGTGGTTCAAAATTGACAAGCACACGTTGGTTATGATTCGATGGACCTGCATGTGaactgtgtgtggaggaggagcctcCGGCGGGACCGTCCGCGGCCCCGTTCGTACCTTCTGCCCGTCTCGGTCCCTCTTGTCCACGCCGCCGGGCCTCGCTGCCGTGTCTTCgtttgcctcctctgcctcaggaGGAACCTCATCTGGTTGGAGGCCGGCGGAGGACAATCGCTTCGGATCCGTCCCCTGGGTCGGGGACTTTCCCGGAATCGGTTCTCCATCGACCAGACTCTCTGATGCCGATTTGTTCAGTGCCTTTTTCCTCTTGGGAGCTTGGGGTTGGGACACTTTGTCTTTTTCCACCACCTCTGTCAAATCTCTGCTTTGCTTTAGTGGGTTTGCAGCTTTCTTAGCTTCCTCGttgcctctcctctctgtcccagAGGAAACCCGCTCTGTTCTCCTCTCTGCTACATTCCTCCCCTTTTCATCATCTTCACCGCCTCCATTTTCTACATtcactgttttcttctttgtcccTTCTTTcggctcctgctccagcacagaggaggaggagacactAACAGGCCCTGGCAAACTCTGCAGGTCACTGCTGGAGCTGATCCTGTCTGCGGTGCCTAACACAGTAGCAGGAGAGCTATTACTTATGCATGCAGGACTAGCGGCAGTGGTGGGAACGGGTGTAGTGTTTGTGGAGACAACACGATCCTCTTCTGTCCCATGGTTGTCAGACTCTGGGTCGTGGGAAACAGAGTCACTACATTCATAATACTCCTCCGAGGTGGAGGAGTCGTCCCTCAGCGACATGTAGCCATCGCTCATATCGGGTGTAGGGGTCCGAAGGTCCGGAGTGAAGGGCCGAGGCCCCGTGCGTGACTCTGGAGTGGATGTGCAGGATGTGTATCCGTCTGGAGTTGGGCTACGTAGCAGCGACCGCAGACCTCGCTCAGAATCCGGCGAGCGCAGGTCTGGAACATGCGAGTCACAGACGTGGAGGCGCAGGGGTCGTTCTGGAGTGTGGGACCCCCCCCGAGGTTTGGTCGGGTTTGGCCGCTGGGATTCTGTCCAGACACTATTAGTGTCCGTGTGAGGCTGCGTCATATTTGCATTGCCGTCGTTGTGGTTAGCGCTTTCTTGTGGACAGTTTTCTTCCACATCATCTCTCTGTGAAGAACTGGAGTCAGACACAGGCCTGTGTGTTGAGGCACTGACAGAACTCCCAGTCTCTAATGGACCGGTGTCTTGTGGATTCATTTTACTTGGTGACATTCTCGGAGGTTCCTTTGCTCTTGGATGACTTGGATGCGGCGTCTCATTTTTCTCCTTCGGCACTTGAACACTCTCAGAGTTCGTTTGGGTTCCTTCTGGGGTCTCTGCATCCATCAGTGTCGTGGCTGTTTGTTCCGTTTGTGTCCTGGAGGTGATTTCAGAATCCGTTTGTGGCAAACGTTTGGGATCAACTTCTGTTTGAATCTCATGAATATTCCCACCTCCTGCCTTTGGAGGGTCCGTAATCGAACCGTCCGACTGAGCTTGTGTTTCTGCTTCGTTATCGTACAGTCCACCTGCTTCCTCATCCTTTGTGTTCTGGAAAGTCACACgctgtttttgttgtggtgTTTCTTCAGGATTTCCTGTGTGCTCTGTTTCCTTCTGTGGCCGTATGCTGGTCTGCAGTTCTGGGGGGGTCTCTTTCTTATTCTCTGGTGGCGACTTCTCCACGTTTGCTTCATCACGCTCCCTATGCACCACCAGCGGCTCTGCGCTTTCCGGCTTCCCTGTTCTCCTGACGACACTGATCTCCGGCAGATTCTTACCATCGCTTGTGCCATCATGTTTGATTACCAGCTGGACAGTACGGGGTTTAGGGATTGGGGGAGGCAAGGATGGATGAACAGTTGGAGTGGAAGGGGAAACCATGGAGGATGAAGGACCACAGACTTCAGTAGTAACAGGATTGTGTGTATTttcagacagggaggaggatcTGTCAGACTGAGTTCCAGCAGTAGAGCTTGTAGTATTGTGGCTGTAGGTGGTGGAAGCCTGGACGTTAGGGCTCGTTTCAGATGTTTGTGGCTGTGTGAGACCAGCCTGTCTGTGGGAATTTGTTATTTCTTTGATGTGGGGTTGGGTGTTTGAGCTGGAGTTGGAGCAGACCTGCACATGTGGAGACTGTATACTGTTGGACTCCAAGCTCTGAGTCCTCAGCTCAACACATTGTGTGTTTAAACCTGCGTCTACTTGGTTTGGTTCAGGCTTGGGACTGTTTGTAGCGACGTTGTGCGTGTTGCATAATGGCTGATGATTGTGGGTCTCAGGAGGTGTGTGTCCAGCTGCATGAGGTGAAGCATCGTGGCTAGCGGGCCGGTCTGTTGTGAGCGCAGCCGCGTCCCTGGCAGGTTCGCTCTTTTTCCCAGATGCAGGTGTTGCCTCTACTTCCTCTTTGTCACGTTTGATGTCTCCAGGCTGTGCACTGACTTGTGCTGGTGCAGCGCTGTGCGGCATAGACCCTCCTGCTTTGGTGTTATCTTGTGCTGGCTGAGGTTTGAGCATCTGCTTGGGTTTAGCAGTGAGCTGTCTGGGCTTGGCAACCTCTGGCAAGATTTCCTTTGGCACGTGGAACGGACTGCTGAACCTGATCGCTTGACTGGTTTCAAACATCTCAGATCGCTGCAAATGGACCTGAGTGGGTTTGCTGGCATCCCTGATGTTAATGAACCCTATGACATCACTGGGGGGGTCAGGCTCAGGCCATGTGGGCAGATACATGATCAAGCACGCTTTCTCTAAGTCAGTAAGTCCaggatggaggggagggaggtCCTGCACAGCTTCTTTACTGGCCCGCTTCTGCCTCCTCTTGTTGGATTCTGGGACATCTGGGTTCTTTGAGTTCACTGGATTTGAGGGCTCTTTGGGGCTGTTGTTCTCAGCCGGAGGAGGAGTGCTGGCTGCAGCCACAAGGGCGTATTTGGGGTTGTGCAGCTTCCTAGCGAGAGCGGCCGAGGGCAGGACCACGGCGACCGGCTGAGGGAgcggctccggttccggctccggcTCGGTGGCGACCTGCCGGAGGTCAACGAAGCTGGAGGTCACGTACAGGATGCGAAAGAGCCGGTCGAAGGCCTCCACCGCCTGGCCCGTAATCACCGTGAGGATGTTTCTGTCCAGTCGTGAGGACATCCAGGTAAAACTAGAGAGCGCACGGAGAAGAAGAGTTACACTAAGTAACACAGGAGAGACACATGAACTTCAGCATCAGATGTGCTCACACCGTCGACAGGAAGCTTCTACAGGTTCACATACATTTGCCACCAATTGTATAACTGGTTTGATGACACAGTATTTGCTCTGGCACTGTGCAGCAGTGAAACT
It encodes:
- the LOC114860696 gene encoding mucin-5AC-like isoform X1, yielding MALSQLQCLDDNHVNPRTHESKPDFLYCEDQRLALELLLRDGREAFAKFVEARGLRGFLSDPELETLVAAAEPYDPDSELFAGNAEDDEPPLSLHYWPELSDTSAPNMDLGWPDSDSYRGVTRTTVYTQPPLDGQAHVKEVVRKMIAQAQKMIAVVMDVFTDVDIFRDLLDAGFKKKVSVYVLLERTTLPHFLSMCRRANMHAGHLKNLRVRCTEGTEFCTRSCTKVKGRMGHRFMFIDGDKAASGSYSFTWMSSRLDRNILTVITGQAVEAFDRLFRILYVTSSFVDLRQVATEPEPEPEPLPQPVAVVLPSAALARKLHNPKYALVAAASTPPPAENNSPKEPSNPVNSKNPDVPESNKRRQKRASKEAVQDLPPLHPGLTDLEKACLIMYLPTWPEPDPPSDVIGFINIRDASKPTQVHLQRSEMFETSQAIRFSSPFHVPKEILPEVAKPRQLTAKPKQMLKPQPAQDNTKAGGSMPHSAAPAQVSAQPGDIKRDKEEVEATPASGKKSEPARDAAALTTDRPASHDASPHAAGHTPPETHNHQPLCNTHNVATNSPKPEPNQVDAGLNTQCVELRTQSLESNSIQSPHVQVCSNSSSNTQPHIKEITNSHRQAGLTQPQTSETSPNVQASTTYSHNTTSSTAGTQSDRSSSLSENTHNPVTTEVCGPSSSMVSPSTPTVHPSLPPPIPKPRTVQLVIKHDGTSDGKNLPEISVVRRTGKPESAEPLVVHRERDEANVEKSPPENKKETPPELQTSIRPQKETEHTGNPEETPQQKQRVTFQNTKDEEAGGLYDNEAETQAQSDGSITDPPKAGGGNIHEIQTEVDPKRLPQTDSEITSRTQTEQTATTLMDAETPEGTQTNSESVQVPKEKNETPHPSHPRAKEPPRMSPSKMNPQDTGPLETGSSVSASTHRPVSDSSSSQRDDVEENCPQESANHNDGNANMTQPHTDTNSVWTESQRPNPTKPRGGSHTPERPLRLHVCDSHVPDLRSPDSERGLRSLLRSPTPDGYTSCTSTPESRTGPRPFTPDLRTPTPDMSDGYMSLRDDSSTSEEYYECSDSVSHDPESDNHGTEEDRVVSTNTTPVPTTAASPACISNSSPATVLGTADRISSSSDLQSLPGPVSVSSSSVLEQEPKEGTKKKTVNVENGGGEDDEKGRNVAERRTERVSSGTERRGNEEAKKAANPLKQSRDLTEVVEKDKVSQPQAPKRKKALNKSASESLVDGEPIPGKSPTQGTDPKRLSSAGLQPDEVPPEAEEANEDTAARPGGVDKRDRDGQKLFHSLPKLSQSKQQETGCSPPSRPLRPPRLLSAARPSVTRLWGGHQSNLADSRLLSGSSQALDNASSRRRPTSGPGPPAPGAVGFTADQRHGRLYRSQQNLASLQEPAVQGRTRVGQAPNEPPQRKPGPEARGQDGARSPFTITLGRLYSLKGLKEKMSKPPAQGRRGSTSSPLQRHKSTS
- the LOC114860696 gene encoding protein FAM83G-like isoform X2; protein product: MALSQLQCLDDNHVNPRTHESKPDFLYCEDQRLALELLLRDGREAFAKFVEARGLRGFLSDPELETLVAAAEPYDPDSELFAGNAEDDEPPLSLHYWPELSDTSAPNMDLGWPDSDSYRGVTRTTVYTQPPLDGQAHVKEVVRKMIAQAQKMIAVVMDVFTDVDIFRDLLDAGFKKKVSVYVLLERTTLPHFLSMCRRANMHAGHLKNLRVRCTEGTEFCTRSCTKVKGRMGHRFMFIDGDKAASGSYSFTWMSSRLDRNILTVITGQAVEAFDRLFRILYVTSSFVDLRQVATEPEPEPEPLPQPVAVVLPSAALARKLHNPKYALVAAASTPPPAENNSPKEPSNPVNSKNPDVPESNKRRQKRASKEAVQDLPPLHPGLTDLEKACLIMYLPTWPEPDPPSDVIGFINIRDASKPTQVHLQRSEMFETSQAIRFSSPFHVPKEILPEVAKPRQLTAKPKQMLKPQPAQDNTKAGGSMPHSAAPAQVSAQPGDIKRDKEEVEATPASGKKSEPARDAAALTTDRPASHDASPHAAGHTPPETHNHQPLCNTHNVATNSPKPEPNQVDAGLNTQCVELRTQSLESNSIQSPHVQVCSNSSSNTQPHIKEITNSHRQAGLTQPQTSETSPNVQASTTYSHNTTSSTAGTQSDRSSSLSENTHNPVTTEVCGPSSSMVSPSTPTVHPSLPPPIPKPRTVQLVIKHDGTSDGKNLPEISVVRRTGKPESAEPLVVHRERDEANVEKSPPENKKETPPELQTSIRPQKETEHTGNPEETPQQKQRVTFQNTKDEEAGGLYDNEAETQAQSDGSITDPPKAGGGNIHEIQTEVDPKRLPQTDSEITSRTQTEQTATTLMDAETPEGTQTNSESVQVPKEKNETPHPSHPRAKEPPRMSPSKMNPQDTGPLETGSSVSASTHRPVSDSSSSQRDDVEENCPQESANHNDGNANMTQPHTDTNSVWTESQRPNPTKPRGGSHTPERPLRLHVCDSHVPDLRSPDSERGLRSLLRSPTPDGYTSCTSTPESRTGPRPFTPDLRTPTPDMSDGYMSLRDDSSTSEEYYECSDSVSHDPESDNHGTEEDRVVSTNTTPVPTTAASPACISNSSPATVLGTADRISSSSDLQSLPGPVSVSSSSVLEQEPKEGTKKKTVNVENGGGEDDEKGRNVAERRTERVSSGTERRGNEEAKKAANPLKQSRDLTEVVEKDKVSQPQAPKRKKALNKSASESLVDGEPIPGKSPTQGTDPKRLSSAGLQPDEVPPEAEEANEDTAARPGGVDKRDRDGQKFCVPRTPVT